One Dysidea avara chromosome 7, odDysAvar1.4, whole genome shotgun sequence genomic region harbors:
- the LOC136259753 gene encoding small subunit processome component 20 homolog isoform X2, which translates to MEKLKKRKGAEKKVDFKTLFKFKSFSERIANIQIDVSHRVNEATGDGTEETHFSSALKKWRELDCTIDFVRFSQEVTPMVSSLPQLVHHKNEIVDTLKKHLQVQQNLAYEALLDLVVQLARDLQSDFYPHFKEFFTIITSLLRIQDASLIEQAFTTLAYLFKFLWRYLLKDIGDVFLYYSELLEESQKPHIKQFAAESIGFLLRKVRNHDNLFHTIFTALGQNPELSEGIGLVLFEMFKGVQQQFHSCTHKLLPILLGWLGPVTVSESRPAITDQFPAQQTFQSLCIMMQSMAEHTRREHCVFVFTTLQHQLELVSSHWRQEAEDVLVGSQLCYTLHLIGIWVSWRRGSRITDKSSLCKTLRPLMLETTLSEEVEKTLLHLVASLLLVSTVVEADLLSIIHNVFLTTRNVGIVLEFCKELLDWDKFNEVILPQCLSYCEAVVQQGTLLDTTEWSNFEQILQFLCELSLKRQPITVLPGQASPCEKLCLVPNPTRTKSKASPTESVIVKRLCEVLDDAIGQLSTQSSVQSHHMLWASFICLSHYRYDLYSVLRHFPIPPSLPEKLASLFSLLKQNCTIGGSDGVYLMAQCLHTMVATCSAVDLIIFVPFETITDLLKHFHHEWHVLSAVLAYQLHVVDQEGCSDQIDVVFPLLVHNLTSPLHKVRLLTLRILILFKQPLMENSEDMEEEDPTPCDIINLCLAAEETELLALEFRKNLHHLNKLHYSPHRFDRIPSLYKEVPLRYLIGNLYVNLSLLWTPIMELISGYAVDSNKTIFWSVYDEVLEITSSQKPVTKPEEPKTGKRCANLKEFYDYQQAMADWSVDDGRVDYHNCHFHLWKAMSQFPTMAEARSRVIVPRALHFINTCCAVGEECLQTTQDLQKHDTTTNNDSDTIVDSTVDMDTDDGGKVSDESSLQRPERGIALKVLKAMLELFSTFKSPKSVYKQSELYQLYLKLLTHHDSEIQKLALSCILTYKSANLIPYKENFFGLLDDKMFRAELSNFCFQSETCVVEDDHQTEVLSMLIRLLYGHMMQSGRGPVRGVGKRKIVLRFLSSCEGSISELINLVTLSFKQLTDQPLDQFTMDPTQVISLRKQRGFLVLLGQMMASFTPSQLCVHLPVLLAILIRLALCSSFLLDHHRHLVQSCFIGSLRAIRQLSINRISECFVQYQEFDFTPYKDDVLTAMVWPQIARLPNECAQSPTPLLKLLFNWSKQPKHYHLFQQSPNNSNLVILERVFTCLMTKGVTKSVTTIVMEMAYTLFEDETGLGIDLVLPHLDLILQYLNVKLKSGSKGCSLEMALLSKMSHYVTDSQVGTQLVFLLLPFVEQSSSLKSQDELNILLSVDQLLHEVDDIQPFVRPLSKLFFTLHGRKSRKAACAIFTTLSTKNESWTSVAEILNKVNAWNPKSIEEPNYDFILNGFTTAGDLIATFNEEQLLPILNNAVFFLLQSPDMSIRDSAAGFVVKLISATGPDTDKEKFKLLILGTLLDSTRQGLCSNSESAHHEFIAILAHLVKTYPSHLKFADMHQLLNVDPEQDFFENIKHIQLHRRTRALHRLSELCSSGTFSQSTMLNFLLPIGSHVIFASTTEREQNLISEAVNVLAAIAAHLKWTKYYFLLKNYLRLIPKRKQIEKNLIKAVVGILSGFHFDLKLQVETVTNTEPMKQDGVKEIVTNTEPMEQDGVKETVTNTEPMEQDGVKESVTNTEPMEQDGVKETVTNTELMEQDGVKEGEEVPELTKIDTTEEDTESQEEEKAKAFKIHTTITKAILPELQSCLTKRSNQSGHRLSQRKRDSNDPDTLQVPIALAMTQLLLQLPEDTLNSNLPGLLLKVCHTLRSYQRDVREVARNTLVKMASLLGPKYLHFILKEMKETLTKGYQVHVLSYSIHALLNGIKDQLTAGDIDVCLEPINEVLVGDLFGVAAEERREGEIASKLPEARASQSIKSYEILAMFLSPSMLPQLLTPLKETLDTQPNTRVFQTVENVLKSIGTGLQTNTGFTITHLLHFVHDLLSNNLPVFAATTKKPPDPSPAGCRPPSIYLLPPEPVQRSHKPASQGNRASAHIITEFGLQILLTLLKRGKVDSKDNEHLQMMDPFVELLTNLLTSRHPTVLTMVLRCITWMLRLTLPSLDTHIATITASVFDVLRNYARAGASASGSNQKLVTSAFKAMTVLVRDCISQEISDAQLKLLLTFIEEDIYDYQRQTTAFPLLRAILGRKFITNQIHEVMNKVAQLSITSESDSVQLQCRKAVLQFLLDYKLKKKLQSYLDLFISNLNFEVQSGRESVLEMLSVIFAKFPKITLCKLATYFFIPLASRLINDDSPTCRSMVAEATKVLITNVNAEKKTQLFNIVIIWTQSTQVLQRRLGVQLVGIFCEAEGSLFSKRVSLVIPLLSECLDVPDEQANDTQSTPGDHLTFCTLSTLYKLLETETIRGHDHADHMMEIWAKVQQLLSHAHTWVQLTACKLFSWLFNTYKTADVTSESSGYFSVEGAQKVGQLVTGFCGQLRSANITADLAVQVVKNLVFLAKVLLHMEENDHEPSLSWLISKMVHIATYEAGHYPKQSLKRSCVFKWIAAVAVELGTSLPDHLPQLLAPLYREESDIMKAAGEELHLLALEVIELIKTQVGRENFARAYTHIQQEVQTKRLVRKRQRALEAIADPSKKALRKMKKNELKKASKRRKILKHRPNARWRVTLGE; encoded by the exons ATGGAGAAGCTGAAGAAGAGGAAGGGAGCTGAGAAGAAGGTTGACTTCAAGACATTATTCAAG TTCAAGTCGTTCTCAGAACGAATTGCAAACATTCAGATTGATGTCAGCCATAGAGTAAACGAAGCTACTGGTGATGGCACAGAG GAGACTCACTTCAGCTCAGCTCTTAAGAAATGGAGGGAGCTGGATTGTACCATTGACTTTG TGAGGTTTTCTCAAGAGGTTACTCCAATGGTGTCAAGTCTTCCTCAACTAGTACATCAtaag AATGAAATTGTGGACACACTCAAGAAGCATCTGCAAGTCCAACAGAACCTAGCGTATGAAGCATTACTCGA CTTGGTGGTACAGCTGGCTAGAGATCTGCAAAGTGACTTCTATCCTCACTTCAAAGAGTTCTTTACTATCATCACCTCTCTGTTGAGAATACAAGATGCATCCCTCATTGAA CAAGCATTCACTACACTGGCTTATCTGTTCAAATTTCTGTGGAGATATCTGTTGAAGGACATCGGAGATGTATTTTT GTACTACTCTGAACTACTGGAGGAGTCACAAAAGCCTCACATTAAACAGTTTGCTGCTGAAAGTATTGGCTTCTTACTGAGGAAG GTTAGGAATCATGATAATCTATTTCACACCATCTTTACTGCACTTGGCCAAAATCCTGAG TTAAGTGAAGGAATTGGACTGGTGCTATTTGAGATGTTCAAGGGTGTCCAGCAGCAGTTTCACTCCTGCACACACAAG TTGTTGCCAATTCTGCTTGGCTGGCTTGGGCCAGTCACGGTATCTGAGTCAAGACCTGCCATCACTGATCAATTCCCTGCACAACAAACCTTCCAGTCACTATGCATCATGATGCAGTCAATGGCAGAGCATACGAGACGAGAACATTGTGTTTTTGTCTTCACAACTCTTCAG CATCAGTTGGAGCTTGTGTCTTCTCACTGGAGACAAGAAGCAGAAGACGTACTAGTGGGATCACAACTTTGCTATACTCTCCATTTAATAGGTATTTGGGTGTCATGGAGACGAGGCTCTAGAATAACAGACAAATCAAGTCTATGCAAG ACATTGCGTCCTCTTATGTTGGAGACTACTCTCAGTGAAGAGGTTGAGAAAACACTTCTTCACCTTGTAGCCTCACTATTGCTGGTGTCTACTGTAGTAGAAGCTGACCTATTATCCATCATACATAAT GTGTTTTTAACTACAAGGAACGTAGGTATTGTTCTGGAATTCTGCAAGGAACTGTTGGACTGGGACAAGTTTAATGAAGTGATTCTACCTCAGTGTCTAAGTTACTGTGAGGCAGTGGTACAACAAGGAACACTGTTAGACACAACTGAGTGGAGTAACTTTGAACAGATTTTACAATTCTTGTGTGAATTATCACTGAAACGACAACCTATAACAGTTTTACCTGGACAGGCCTCACCTTGTGAGAAACTTTGTCTTGTCCCTAACCCCACTAGAACTAAATCTAAAGCCTCACCAACTGAAAGTGTTATAGTGAAGAGACTGTGTGAAGTATTGGATGATGCTATAGGCCAGTTGTCTACACAGTCAAGTGTCCAGTCACATCATATGTTATGGGCATCATTTATCTGTTTATCACACTACAGGTACGACCTGTATTCTGTTTTGAGGCATTT TCCCATACCTCCATCTTTACCAGAGAAGTTGGCAAGTCTATTTTCCCTCCTAAAACAGAACTGTACCATTGGTGGTAGTGATGGTGTGTATTTAATGGCACAGTGTTTGCACACTATGGTAGCAACTTGTTCTGCTGTGGACCTCATCATTTTTGTGCCATTTGAGACTATCACTGATCTTCTCAA ACATTTTCATCATGAGTGGCATGTGTTGAGTGCTGTGTTAGCCTACCAGTTACATGTTGTGGATCAGGAAGGATGTTCTGATCAAATTGATGTGGTATTTCCTCTTCTTGTACACAATCTCACTTCTCCACTTCACAAG GTGCGTTTACTGACTCTCAGAATATTAATACTGTTTAAGCAACCTCTTATGGAAAACAGTGAAGATATGGAGGAG GAAGATCCTACCCCTTGTGATATCATTAATTTATGTCTTGCTGCAGAAGAGACTGAATTGTTAGCACTAGag tTTCGTAAGAATCTTCATCACCTAAACAAGTTACACTACTCCCCACACCGGTTTGATAGGATTCCATCACTCTACAAAGAA GTACCACTACGTTACCTGATTGGCAACCTGTATGTCAACTTGAGCCTCCTATGGACCCCAATAATGGAACTAATTAG TGGGTATGCAGTTGACTCCAACAAGACAATCTTTTGGTCAGTATATGATGAAGTTCTGGAGATAACAAGTAGCCAAA AACCAGTGACTAAACCAGAAGAGCCCAAAACTGGTAAAAGATGTGCTAATCTGAAGGAGTTCTATGACTACCAACAAGCTATGGCCGACTGGAGTGTGGATGATGGACGTGTTGATTATCATAACTGTCACTTTCATTTGTGGAAGGCAATGAGCCAGTTCCCCACAATGGCCGAGGCCAGATCTAGAGTAATAGTACCTCGTGCACTACACTTTATCAA TACATGCTGTGCTGTTGGTGAGGAGTGTCTTCAGACCACTCAGGACCTACAGAAACATGACACCACAACCAACAATGATAGTGACACAATTGTAGACTCTACTGTTGATATGGATACTGATGATGGAGGCAAGGTGTCCGATGAGAGCAGTTTACAGAGACCAGAAAGAGGGATAGCTTTAAA AGTTCTCAAAGCTATGCTGGAGTTGTTTTCAACATTCAAAAGTCCAAAAAGTGTATACAAGCAGTCAGAACTCTACCAGCTTTATCTAAAA CTCCTAACACACCATGATAGTGAGATACAGAAATTAGCTCTTTCCTGTATACTAACTTACAAATCAGCTAATTTGATACCATACAA ggAAAATTTCTTTGGTTTACTGGATGATAAAATGTTCAGGGCAGAACTGAGCAACTTTTg CTTCCAGTCTGAGACATGTGTGGTGGAGGATGATCACCAGACTGAAGTGCTGTCCATGCTGATAAG GTTACTCTATGGTCACATGATGCAGAGTGGACGTGGCCCAGTGAGAGGGGTTGGCAAAAGAAAGATTGTGCTTCGATTTTTGTCAAGTTGTGAAGGAAGCATCAGTGAATTGATAAACCTTGTGACATTGTCGTTTAAACAACTAACAG ACCAGCCATTGGACCAGTTTACTATGGACCCTACGCAGGTGATTTCCCTTAGAAAACAAAGGGG GTTCTTGGTGTTGCTAGGACAGATGATGGCTAGTTTCACACCTTCTCAACTATGTGTTCATCTTCCTGTGTTGTTAGCCATCTTGATACGACTTGCTCTTTGCTCTTCCTTTCTTTTGGATCACCACAGGCACCTA GTTCAGTCTTGCTTTATTGGTAGTCTGCGAGCTATCCGTCAGTTGAGTATCAATCGCATATCAGAG tgttttgTGCAGTACCAGGAGTTTGACTTCACTCCATACAAGGATGATGTACTGACTGCCATGGTCTGGCCTCAG ATTGCCAGGTTACCCAATGAGTGTGCACAAAGTCCCACTCCGCTGCTGAAACTACTGTTCAACTGGAGCAAACAGCCAAA ACATTATCACTTGTTTCAGCAGTCACCAAATAATAGTAATCTGGTGATTTTGGAGCGTGTGTTTACTTGTCTGATGACCAAGGGTGTCACCAAGAGTGTGACTACTATTGTTATGGAAATGGCTTACACACTTTTTGAGGACGAAACAGGATTGGGTATTGACTTGGTGTTGCCACATTTAGATCTAATACTGCAGTATCTAAATGTAAAACTGAAGAGTGGTAGTAAAGGCTGTTCATTAGAAATGGCATTGCTGTCCAA GATGAGTCATTATGTCACAGACAGTCAAGTAGGAACTCAGCTGGTGTTCTTATTACTTCCTTTTGTTGAGCAGTCTTCTAGTTTAAAATCACAG GATGAGTTGAACATATTACTAAGTGTGGACCAGTTGCTTCACGAAGTTGATGATATTCAACCCTTTGTGAG GCCATTGTCCAAGTTGTTCTTCACTTTACATGGAAGGAAATCACGTAAAGCTGCTTGTGCTATATTTACT ACTTTATCTACAAAGAATGAAAGTTGGACAAGTGTTGCTGAAATACTCAACAAG GTCAATGCCTGGAATCCCAAAAGTATTGAGGAGCCCAACTATGACTTTATTTTGAATGGATTTACAACTGCTGGAGACTTGATAGCAACCTTCAATGAAGAGCAGCTGTTACCAATCCTGAATAATGCTGTGTTCTTTCTGTTACAA TCACCTGATATGTCTATCAGGGACAGTGCAGCAGGTTTTGTTGTCAAGCTAATATCAGCCACTGGTCCTGATACAG ATAAGGAGAAATTCAAGTTGCTTATTCTTGGTACATTGTTGGATAGCACTAGGCAAGGTCTTTGCTCCAACTCTGAG TCAGCTCATCATGAGTTTATAGCCATATTGGCACACTTGGTAAAGACTTATCCATCTCATTTAAAATTTGCTGACATGCACCAACTACTGAATGTGGACCCTGAACAAGACTTCTTTGAGAACATCAAACACATTCAG CTTCATCGTAGAACACGGGCTCTCCACCGGTTATCAGAACTTTGCTCTTCTGGAACATTCAGTCAGTCTACCATGCTGAACTTCTTGTTGCCGATTGGATCTCATGTCATCTTTGCCTCCACAACTGAGAGAGAACAGAACTTGATATCAGAGGCTGTCAATGTGCTTGCTGCTATTGCTGCACACCTGAAGTGGACCAAGTATTACTTTCTGCTAAAGAACTATCTACGGTTGATTCCAAAGAGGAAACAAATTGAAAAGAATTTGATCAA GGCAGTGGTTGGGATTCTTAGTGGATTTCATTTTGATTTGAAATTACAAGTAGAAACTGTCACCAATACAGAGCCAATGAAACAAGATGGAGTTAAAGAAATTGTCACCAATACAGAGCCAATGGAACAAGATGGAGTTAAAGAAACTGTCACCAATACAGAGCCAATGGAACAAGATGGAGTTAAAGAATCTGTCACCAATACAGAGCCAATGGAACAAGATGGAGTTAAAGAAACTGTCACCAATACAGAACTAATGGAACAAGATGGGGTGAAAGAAGGTGAAGAAGTACCAGAGTTGACCAAGATAGATACAACGGAAGAAGATACAGAATCACAAGAGGAAG AAAAGGCCAAGGCGTTTAAAATTCACACCACCATTACAAAAGCTATTTTACCAGAGTTGCAGTCATGTTTAACAAAACGG TCAAATCAAAGTGGTCACCGACTCAGTCAACGTAAACGTGACAGTAATGATCCTGATACATTACAAGTACCTATTGCCCTAGCAATGACTCAACTATTACTGCAACTACCGGAGGATACTCTCAATTCTAACCTTCCTGG CTTGCTACTGAAGGTGTGTCATACACTAAGGAGCTACCAACGAGATGTTAGAGAAGTGGCTAGGAATACTCTTGTAAAAATGGCATCTCTTCTGGGTCCCAAATACCTCCACTTCATCTTGAAGGAGATGAAGGAGACGCTAACAAAAGGATACCAG GTACACGTGCTTAGCTACAGTATCCATGCATTACTAAATGGAATTAAGGACCAGTTGACCGCTGGAGATATAGATGTCTGTCTAGAGCCCATTAATGAG GTGTTGGTGGGTGATCTGTTTGGTGTGGCAGCAGAAGAGAGAAGGGAAGGAGAAATTGCATCAAAACTTCCTGAAGCACGTGCCAGCCAGAGCATTAAGAGCTATGAAATATTAGCGATGTTTCTTAGCCCCTCAATGTTGCCACAACTGCTTACACCTCTGAAAGAG ACCTTGGATACACAACCCAACACTAGAGTGTTTCAAACAGTGGAAAATGTTTTGAAATCAATTGGGACAGGATTGCAAACCAATACTGGTTTTACTATCACCCATCTATTACACTTTGTCCACGACCTGCTAAGCAATAATTTGCCTGTGTTTGCAGCTACAACAAA AAAACCACCTGACCCTTCACCTGCTGGTTGTCGACCTCCAAGTATTTATCTTCTACCACCAGAACCTGTGCAACGAAGTCACAAGCCAGCTTCTCAAGGAAATAGAGCCAGTGCTCATATCATCACTGAATTTGGTCTACAA ATCTTATTAACTTTACTGAAGAGAGGAAAAGTTGATAGCAAAGACAATGAACATCTTCAGATGATGGACCCTTTTGTTGAACTGTTAACCAACCTTCTCACTTCTCGACATCCTACA GTACTCACTATGGTGTTGCGGTGTATCACCTGGATGCTACGATTAACACTACCCTCATTGGACACACACATTGCCACCATTACTGCAAGTGTATTTGATGTGTTGAGAAATTATGCTAGAGCTGGGGCTTCTGCTAGTGGCTCAAACCAAAAACTAGTAACATCAGCATTTAAG GCAATGACAGTACTTGTAAGGGACTGTATCAGTCAGGAGATTAGTGATGCACAGTTGAAG TTATTGTTGACGTTTATTGAAGAAGACATATATGACTATCAGCGCCAAACAACAGCTTTTCCACTGTTACGG GCTATTCTTGGAAGGAAATTTATAACTAATCAAATTCATGAAGTGATGAATAAAGTGGCACAATTATCAATTACGTCAGAATCTGACAGTGTACAACTTCAGTGTAGGAAG GCTGTGCTGCAGTTTCTCCTGGACTATAAACTAAAGAAGAAGCTCCAGTCCTATCTCGATTTGTTCATATCCAATCTCAA TTTTGAGGTGCAGAGTGGCAGAGAGTCAGTATTGGAGATGTTGTCTGTAATATTTGCTAAATTCCCGAAG ATAACTCTATGCAAATTGGCAACATACTTTTTCATCCCACTGGCCAGTCGTCTTATCAATGATGACTCACCAACATGTCGTTCTATGGTAGCTGAAGCAACCAAAGTTTTAATCACTAAT GTTAATGCAGAGAAGAAGACTCAATTATTCAACATAGTTATCATCTGGACACAGAGTACACAG GTTCTTCAACGAAGGTTGGGAGTTCAGTTGGTTGGCATATTCTGCGAAGCTGAAGGGTCTCTGTTCTCTAAACGAGTATCATTAGTAATTCCACTGCTCTCCGAGTGTCTAGATGTGCCAGATGAGCAG GCCAACGACACCCAGTCAACTCCAGGTGACCATCTCACATTTTGCACCTTGTCAACACTTTACAAGCTACTGGAGACTGAAACTATTAGAGGTCATGATCATGCTGATCACATGATGGAGATATGGG cTAAAGTCCAGCAGCTCTTAAGCCACGCCCACACATGGGTGCAACTGACTGCCTGCAAGCTGTTCAGTTGGTTGTTCAACACTTACAAGACTGCAGATGTGACCAGTGAAAGCAGTGGCTACTTTAGTGTAGAAGGAGCTCAGAAG GTTGGTCAGTTGGTGACAGGATTTTGTGGTCAGTTGAGATCAGCCAACATCACTGCTGACTTAGCAGTACAG GTGGTTAAGAATCTTGTGTTCCTGGCTAAAGTCCTGCTGCACATGGAGGAGAATGACCATGAGCCATCCTTGTCATGGCTGATCAGTAAAATGGTTCACATTGCTACATACGAGGCTGGACATTACCCCAAACAATCTCTTAAG CGTTCTTGTGTATTCAAATGGATTGCTGCTGTGGCTGTTGAACTTGGTACAAGTCTCCCTGACCATTTACCACAACTACTGGCTCCATTGTACAGAGAAGAATCTGACATCATGAAAGCTGCTG GAGAGGAACTACATTTGTTAGCATTAGAAGTCATAGAATTAATCAAGACACAAGTAGGAAGGGAGAACtttgccagagcatacactcATATCCAACAAGAAGTGCAAACCAAACGTTTGGTTAGAAAAAGGCAACGAGCCCTGGAG GCCATTGCTGATCCCAGCAAAAAGGCATTAcgaaagatgaagaaaaatgaACTCAAAAAAGCAAGCAAGCGAAGAAAAATTCTCAAACACAGACCAAATGCTAGGTGGCGGGTTACCCTAGGAGAATAA